The following are encoded in a window of Arthrobacter sp. NicSoilB4 genomic DNA:
- a CDS encoding acyl-CoA dehydrogenase yields MTELADRPLGEARNNTARNTAVRNTATRNPAVRTPAASSTPAGTPAPVVDVAALGELLLGKWADTRRVSRALAGRPELHKTEGLTHTEHRKRAFGQLKILVDNGAVHRAFPVSVGGADEHGGNVAGFQELVIADPSLQIKAGVQWGLFGSAVNHLGTKEHHEKWLPGIMSLDIPGCFAMTETGHGSDVASIATTATYDPATEEFVVHTPFRAAWKDYIGNAAVDGLAAVVFAQLVTQGVNHGVHAFYMDLRDPGTKEFLPGIGGEDDGVKGGLNGIDNGRLHFTHVRIPRTHLLNRYGSVDADGSYSSPIASPGRRFFTMLGTLVQGRVSLDGAAVTASKLALKTAIQYATERRQFNASSQTDEEVLLDYQRHQRRLFTRLATTYAAGFASEQLLQKFDDVFSGRTDTDEDRQDLETLAAALKPLSTWHALDTLQECREACGGAGFLIENRFASLRADLDVYATFEGDNTVLLQLVAKRLLADYAKEFRSVNFGVLARYVVGQATGAAIHRTGLRGVAQFMADSGSVQKAAIAIKDEASQRALLTDRVQTMVAEVGSALKGANKLPQQQGAALFNSHQNELIEAAQAHAELLQWEAFTEALGKVTDPGTRKVLTWLRDLFGLSLIEENLSWYLMNGRLSMQRARTVGEYINRLLVKIRPHALDLVDAFGFGPEHLRAEIATGAERVRQDEAREYFRQQRASGDAPVDEKILLARTGRGTSTRDIKERGA; encoded by the coding sequence ATGACCGAACTCGCCGACCGCCCCTTGGGCGAAGCCCGCAACAATACAGCCCGCAACACAGCAGTCCGCAACACCGCCACCCGCAACCCTGCTGTCCGGACGCCGGCGGCCTCGTCGACGCCGGCAGGCACGCCGGCTCCCGTCGTCGACGTCGCCGCACTCGGTGAGCTGCTCCTGGGCAAGTGGGCCGACACCCGCCGTGTCTCCCGTGCGCTCGCGGGCCGCCCCGAGCTGCACAAGACCGAGGGACTGACCCACACCGAGCACCGCAAGCGCGCTTTCGGCCAGCTCAAGATCCTGGTGGACAACGGCGCCGTGCACCGCGCCTTCCCCGTGTCCGTCGGCGGCGCCGACGAACACGGCGGCAACGTGGCCGGCTTCCAGGAACTCGTCATCGCCGACCCCTCGCTGCAGATCAAGGCCGGCGTCCAGTGGGGCCTGTTCGGCTCCGCCGTGAACCACCTCGGCACGAAGGAACACCACGAGAAGTGGCTCCCCGGCATCATGAGCCTGGACATCCCCGGCTGCTTCGCCATGACGGAGACCGGGCACGGCTCGGACGTTGCCAGCATCGCGACCACCGCCACGTACGATCCGGCGACCGAGGAATTCGTGGTGCACACACCGTTCCGGGCCGCCTGGAAGGACTACATCGGCAACGCCGCCGTCGACGGCCTCGCCGCAGTGGTGTTCGCCCAGCTCGTGACGCAGGGCGTGAACCACGGCGTCCACGCCTTCTACATGGACCTCCGGGATCCCGGGACCAAGGAGTTCCTGCCGGGAATCGGCGGCGAGGACGACGGCGTCAAGGGCGGCCTCAACGGCATCGACAACGGCCGGCTGCATTTCACCCACGTCCGGATCCCGCGCACCCACCTGCTGAACCGCTACGGCAGCGTCGACGCCGACGGCAGCTACAGCTCCCCGATCGCGAGCCCGGGCCGCCGCTTCTTCACCATGCTCGGCACGCTGGTCCAGGGCCGCGTCTCGCTCGACGGCGCCGCCGTCACCGCGTCGAAGCTGGCCCTGAAGACGGCGATCCAGTACGCCACGGAACGCCGCCAGTTCAACGCCTCCTCGCAGACCGACGAGGAAGTGCTGCTGGACTACCAGCGGCACCAGCGCCGGCTGTTCACCCGGCTCGCCACGACGTACGCCGCGGGCTTCGCCAGCGAGCAGCTGCTGCAGAAGTTCGACGACGTCTTCTCCGGCCGCACCGATACGGACGAGGACCGCCAGGACCTGGAAACCCTCGCCGCAGCACTCAAGCCGCTCAGCACCTGGCACGCCCTCGACACCCTGCAGGAATGCCGCGAGGCCTGCGGCGGCGCCGGCTTCCTGATCGAGAACCGCTTCGCCTCGCTGCGCGCCGACCTGGACGTCTACGCCACCTTCGAAGGCGACAACACCGTCCTGCTGCAACTGGTCGCGAAGCGGCTGCTGGCCGACTACGCCAAGGAATTCCGCAGCGTGAACTTCGGCGTCCTGGCCCGCTACGTGGTGGGCCAGGCCACCGGCGCCGCCATCCACCGCACCGGCCTGCGCGGCGTCGCGCAGTTCATGGCGGACTCCGGCTCGGTGCAGAAGGCCGCCATCGCCATCAAGGACGAGGCGAGCCAGCGCGCGCTGCTGACCGACCGGGTGCAGACCATGGTCGCCGAAGTGGGCTCGGCCCTCAAGGGCGCCAACAAGCTTCCGCAGCAGCAGGGGGCGGCCCTGTTCAACAGCCACCAGAACGAACTCATCGAAGCTGCCCAGGCGCATGCCGAGCTGCTGCAGTGGGAGGCCTTCACCGAGGCGCTGGGCAAGGTCACTGACCCCGGCACCAGGAAGGTCCTGACCTGGCTGCGGGACCTCTTCGGCCTGTCCCTGATCGAGGAAAACCTGTCCTGGTACCTCATGAACGGCCGGCTCTCCATGCAGCGTGCCCGGACCGTGGGCGAGTACATCAACCGGCTGCTCGTCAAGATCCGCCCGCACGCCCTCGACCTGGTGGACGCCTTCGGCTTCGGCCCCGAACATCTCCGCGCCGAGATCGCCACGGGCGCCGAGAGGGTGCGCCAGGACGAGGCGCGCGAGTACTTCAGGCAGCAGCGTGCCAGCGGCGACGCACCGGTGGACGAGAAGATCCTGCTGGCCCGCACGGGCCGCGGGACATCGACCCGCGACATCAAAGAGCGCGGCGCCTGA
- a CDS encoding pyridoxamine 5'-phosphate oxidase family protein, translating into MNTETTPAPDFGLSLDQCWVLLDTEVVGRIALIVDGHPEIFPVNFALERRSIVFRTAGGSKLWAAMTAKPIAFEIDGYDAHEQQAWSVVARGEAQLIESQQEKDAVDAQLLEPWQPGDKNYYVRLSPKAMTGRRFKVNKPDLWSTRLSDPRRASFE; encoded by the coding sequence ATGAACACAGAGACGACGCCTGCGCCCGATTTTGGACTGTCCCTTGACCAGTGCTGGGTGTTGCTGGATACGGAGGTCGTGGGGCGGATCGCCCTGATTGTGGACGGCCACCCGGAGATCTTTCCGGTGAACTTCGCACTGGAGCGCCGCTCCATTGTGTTCCGCACCGCCGGCGGGTCCAAACTGTGGGCAGCGATGACGGCCAAGCCGATCGCGTTCGAAATCGACGGCTACGACGCCCACGAGCAGCAGGCCTGGAGCGTTGTGGCCCGCGGCGAGGCTCAGTTGATTGAAAGCCAGCAGGAGAAGGACGCCGTCGACGCACAACTGCTCGAGCCGTGGCAGCCGGGCGACAAGAACTACTACGTGCGGCTCTCCCCCAAGGCGATGACCGGACGCCGATTCAAGGTCAACAAGCCGGACCTGTGGAGCACGCGGCTCTCCGATCCCCGCCGGGCATCTTTCGAATAG
- a CDS encoding SDR family NAD(P)-dependent oxidoreductase: MSSPDLPSDLTPEEIQACLKVLNSIHVYDEEHPDYVSVRRATGKMFKAVKRHRRVSKRDLIAEADRAVIAQTATAAPDRIDDETRGNKLATSATGEIAGHLIRSRPCYICKQHYTQVDAFYHQLCPECAEFSHSKRDARTDLTGRRALLTGGRAKIGMYIALRLLRDGAHTTITTRFPKDAARRFAAMEDSADWLHRLRIVGIDLRDPSQVMALTDSLDAAGPLDIIINNAAQTVRRSGNAYKPLVDAEDEPLPAALQAANGGPELVTFGHAHDKHPLALASTVLEHPVLAGDAITSLALSTGSASLERIASGTAIDAGGLVPDLATINSWTQVLDEVDPLEMLEVQLCNVTAPFLLVSRLRGAMKRSTARRKYIVNVSAMEGQFSRAYKGPGHPHTNMAKAALNMMTRTSAQEMLDADGILMTAVDTGWITDERPHYTKVRLMEEGFHAPLDLVDGAARVYDPIVMGESGEDQFGVFLKDYKPSPW; this comes from the coding sequence ATGAGCTCCCCCGATCTGCCGTCCGACCTGACCCCCGAGGAAATCCAGGCCTGCCTGAAGGTCCTCAACAGCATCCACGTCTACGACGAGGAGCACCCGGACTACGTATCGGTGCGCCGCGCCACCGGCAAGATGTTCAAGGCCGTCAAGCGGCACCGCCGGGTCAGCAAGCGGGACCTGATCGCCGAAGCAGACCGCGCCGTGATCGCCCAGACGGCGACGGCGGCCCCGGACCGGATCGACGACGAGACCCGCGGCAACAAACTCGCCACGTCCGCGACCGGGGAGATCGCCGGGCACCTGATCAGGTCCAGGCCCTGCTACATCTGCAAGCAGCACTACACCCAGGTCGACGCTTTCTACCACCAGCTGTGCCCGGAGTGCGCCGAGTTCAGCCACAGCAAGCGGGACGCCCGCACTGACCTCACCGGGCGCCGTGCTCTCCTCACCGGCGGCCGGGCCAAGATCGGCATGTACATCGCGCTCCGGCTGCTGCGCGACGGCGCCCACACCACCATCACCACGCGCTTCCCCAAGGACGCCGCCCGGCGCTTCGCCGCCATGGAAGACAGCGCCGACTGGCTGCACCGGCTCCGGATCGTCGGGATCGACCTGCGCGACCCCTCGCAGGTCATGGCGCTGACCGATTCCCTGGACGCGGCGGGCCCGCTCGACATCATCATCAACAATGCCGCCCAGACCGTCCGCCGTTCCGGCAACGCCTACAAGCCGCTGGTCGACGCCGAGGACGAGCCCCTTCCAGCGGCCCTGCAGGCCGCCAACGGCGGCCCCGAACTGGTGACCTTCGGCCACGCCCACGACAAGCATCCGCTGGCGCTGGCGAGTACCGTCCTGGAGCACCCGGTGCTGGCCGGCGATGCCATCACGTCCCTGGCACTGTCCACCGGATCCGCGTCGCTGGAGCGGATCGCCTCGGGCACCGCCATCGACGCGGGGGGCCTGGTTCCGGACCTCGCCACGATCAACAGCTGGACACAGGTGCTGGACGAGGTGGATCCCCTCGAAATGCTCGAGGTCCAGTTGTGCAACGTCACCGCACCTTTCCTCCTGGTCAGCCGGCTGCGCGGGGCGATGAAACGCTCCACCGCGAGGCGGAAGTACATCGTGAACGTCAGCGCCATGGAAGGCCAGTTCTCCCGCGCCTACAAGGGCCCCGGCCACCCGCACACCAACATGGCCAAGGCGGCCCTGAACATGATGACCCGGACCAGCGCCCAGGAGATGCTGGACGCCGACGGCATTCTGATGACCGCCGTCGACACCGGCTGGATCACCGACGAGCGGCCGCACTACACCAAGGTGCGCCTGATGGAGGAGGGGTTCCACGCCCCGCTGGACCTCGTCGACGGTGCAGCCCGCGTCTACGACCCGATCGTTATGGGCGAGTCGGGCGAAGACCAGTTCGGTGTCTTCCTGAAGGACTACAAGCCGAGCCCCTGGTAG
- a CDS encoding universal stress protein: MTEARDIRTIVVGVDGSEASVEALRQAQSLAVPLSATLVAMASWDLPPVYDGYVAMGIDDFDVRAGEILQETVEKAFGAETPANVETRLVQGHPRHTLIEASRDADLVVVGRRGHGGFGGMLIGSVSSALVAHAHCPVLVVHSPETKDKHAAK, encoded by the coding sequence ATGACCGAGGCCAGGGACATCCGGACGATTGTGGTGGGGGTTGATGGTTCCGAGGCGTCGGTGGAGGCGCTGCGCCAGGCCCAAAGCCTTGCCGTACCGCTCTCGGCCACGCTTGTAGCGATGGCCAGCTGGGACCTCCCTCCGGTCTATGACGGCTACGTCGCCATGGGCATCGACGACTTCGATGTCCGTGCGGGCGAAATCCTTCAGGAGACGGTGGAGAAGGCGTTCGGGGCTGAAACCCCGGCCAACGTCGAAACGCGGCTCGTCCAGGGACACCCGCGGCACACCCTGATTGAGGCCAGCCGGGATGCCGACCTGGTGGTGGTGGGACGCCGCGGCCACGGAGGCTTCGGCGGAATGCTGATTGGATCCGTGAGCTCCGCCTTGGTGGCCCATGCCCACTGCCCGGTACTGGTGGTCCATTCCCCGGAAACCAAGGACAAGCACGCCGCGAAGTAG
- the glgA gene encoding glycogen synthase yields MRIDIVTKEFPPEIYGGAGVHVAELSRVLAQHVDLQVRAFGAPREPGYHGASVTSYAVPEDLAGANAAVQTLGVDLRIVPDIAGADLVHSHTWYANMAGHIASLLHGIPHVLSAHSLEPLRPWKAEQLGGGYALSSWVEKTAYEAAAAIIAVSEGMRQDILRSYPDVDPAKVKVVHNGIDVSLWNRDEGDDVVRALGIDPERPSVVFVGRNTRQKGVPYLLRAAAQLPADVQLVLCLGAADTPELAAETARLIEELQTQRGGVILVERMLPRNELIQVLSHATAFACPSIYEPLGIVNLEAMACGAAVVASATGGIPEVVQHGETGLLVDIEQVTDGTGTPLDPEKFVTEFAAALTEVVSDPERAREMGRAGRRRAEEHFSWESITETTLEVYRSVLPSGS; encoded by the coding sequence GTGCGTATAGACATTGTGACCAAAGAATTCCCGCCCGAAATCTATGGCGGCGCCGGGGTCCACGTGGCCGAACTCAGCCGGGTGCTGGCCCAGCACGTGGATCTGCAGGTGCGCGCCTTCGGCGCGCCCCGTGAACCGGGGTACCACGGTGCTTCCGTTACGTCCTACGCCGTGCCCGAGGACCTCGCCGGGGCGAACGCCGCGGTGCAGACTCTCGGGGTGGACCTGCGCATCGTGCCCGACATCGCCGGAGCGGACCTGGTGCATTCGCACACCTGGTACGCCAACATGGCGGGGCACATCGCCTCGCTGCTGCACGGCATCCCGCACGTGCTCAGCGCCCACAGCCTGGAACCGCTGCGGCCGTGGAAGGCCGAGCAGCTCGGCGGCGGCTACGCCCTGTCCTCCTGGGTGGAAAAGACCGCCTATGAAGCCGCGGCCGCCATCATCGCCGTGTCCGAGGGCATGCGCCAGGACATCCTGCGCAGCTATCCCGACGTGGACCCGGCCAAGGTCAAGGTGGTGCACAACGGAATCGACGTGAGCCTCTGGAACCGGGACGAGGGCGACGACGTCGTCCGCGCCCTGGGGATTGACCCGGAGCGGCCCAGCGTGGTCTTCGTGGGCCGCAACACGCGCCAGAAGGGCGTGCCCTACCTGCTCCGCGCCGCCGCCCAGCTGCCGGCCGACGTCCAGCTGGTGCTGTGCCTCGGCGCCGCCGACACGCCCGAGCTCGCGGCCGAAACCGCCCGCCTGATCGAGGAGCTCCAGACACAGCGCGGCGGTGTGATCCTGGTGGAGCGGATGCTGCCGCGGAACGAACTCATCCAGGTCCTCAGCCATGCGACGGCGTTCGCCTGCCCGTCGATCTACGAACCGCTCGGGATCGTCAACCTGGAGGCCATGGCCTGCGGCGCCGCCGTCGTGGCCAGCGCCACCGGCGGGATCCCCGAGGTTGTCCAGCATGGCGAGACCGGCCTGCTGGTGGACATCGAGCAGGTCACGGACGGGACCGGCACTCCGCTGGACCCGGAGAAATTCGTCACCGAATTCGCCGCCGCCCTGACCGAGGTCGTGTCGGATCCCGAACGGGCCCGCGAAATGGGCCGGGCCGGGCGCCGTCGGGCCGAGGAGCACTTCTCCTGGGAATCCATCACGGAGACCACGCTTGAGGTCTACCGCTCGGTGCTCCCCAGCGGTTCCTGA
- a CDS encoding GAF domain-containing sensor histidine kinase: protein MHSLGGNPDQAATEPQPMIDGVLKGFVSRAEELLQSQERMAGLLEAVVAVAEDLSLDAVLERVVQSACRLLHARYGALGVIGDDRALSHFITVGIDQELSHKIGPLPTGHGVLGLLISEPRPLRLHDLRNHPESYGFPANHPPMRSFLGVPVRVRDVVFGNLYLTEKEDGSDFTAEDEGLAVALAAAAGVAIENARLYDDARRRARWLEACMDVSGLMLSNDRDYTSGGLDPIASRALQESGSHLALLVAPAAEGDGHIVAGVAGQRSPQFTGRRLMLDSPLLESVLDGGEPVVLDDASALFGELDGGITGPLLAVALSTQGAHHGLLLLVREPNALHFARTDIEMGAVFGSHVALALELARVHRLREELLVFTDRDRIARDLHDLVIQRLFAAGLSVQSLTRFTKDELATERIRTITGELDEAIRSLRDTIYSLKSSSGETELLSGRIRRVTRGSAKSMPFTPHLTITGPVDAVTPDKADNVVAVVSEGLSNAIRHSGADAISVSVGVVKGRVTVVITDNGAGFAEPEKRRGLANLEDRARMLDGECTITSAPDAGTSLEWSVPL from the coding sequence ATGCATTCACTCGGGGGAAATCCGGACCAGGCTGCTACCGAGCCGCAGCCCATGATTGACGGTGTCCTCAAGGGATTCGTGTCCAGGGCCGAGGAGTTGCTCCAGTCCCAGGAACGGATGGCCGGCCTGCTGGAAGCGGTCGTCGCCGTTGCGGAAGACCTCAGCCTGGATGCCGTGCTGGAACGCGTGGTGCAGTCCGCGTGCCGGCTTCTTCACGCCCGCTACGGCGCCTTGGGCGTGATCGGCGACGACCGCGCCCTCAGTCATTTCATCACGGTCGGCATCGACCAGGAACTGTCCCACAAGATCGGTCCGCTGCCTACCGGCCACGGGGTCCTGGGCCTGCTCATTTCCGAACCCCGCCCCCTCCGGCTCCACGACCTGCGCAACCATCCTGAATCGTACGGCTTCCCGGCAAACCATCCGCCCATGAGATCGTTCCTCGGCGTCCCGGTCCGGGTCCGGGACGTGGTCTTCGGCAACCTGTACCTGACCGAAAAGGAAGACGGCAGCGACTTCACGGCCGAGGACGAGGGCCTTGCCGTCGCCCTGGCGGCGGCCGCGGGGGTCGCCATCGAAAATGCCCGCCTCTACGACGACGCCAGACGCCGCGCCCGCTGGCTGGAAGCCTGCATGGACGTCTCAGGGCTCATGCTCAGCAACGACCGCGACTACACCTCCGGGGGACTGGACCCCATCGCAAGCCGGGCACTGCAGGAATCGGGTTCCCACCTCGCCCTGCTGGTGGCCCCCGCAGCGGAAGGCGACGGCCATATCGTCGCCGGAGTCGCCGGCCAACGCAGTCCGCAGTTCACCGGCCGCCGGCTCATGCTGGACTCACCTTTGCTTGAAAGCGTCCTCGACGGCGGGGAGCCCGTTGTGCTTGATGACGCCTCAGCCCTGTTCGGGGAGCTCGACGGCGGGATCACCGGACCCCTGCTCGCGGTGGCGCTCAGCACCCAGGGAGCGCATCACGGGCTCCTGCTGCTGGTCCGGGAACCGAACGCGCTCCACTTCGCCCGCACGGACATCGAGATGGGCGCGGTCTTCGGGTCCCACGTTGCCCTCGCCCTTGAGCTCGCCCGGGTACATCGCCTCCGCGAAGAGCTGCTGGTGTTTACTGACCGGGACCGGATCGCCCGCGACCTCCACGACCTGGTCATACAGCGGCTGTTCGCCGCCGGGCTGAGCGTCCAGAGCCTGACCCGCTTCACCAAGGATGAGCTCGCCACCGAGCGGATCCGCACCATCACCGGCGAACTTGACGAGGCGATCCGGAGCCTGCGGGACACCATCTACTCGCTCAAGAGCAGCAGCGGGGAAACCGAACTGCTCAGCGGACGGATCCGGCGCGTTACGCGCGGCTCGGCAAAGTCCATGCCCTTCACGCCGCACCTGACCATCACCGGACCCGTGGACGCCGTCACGCCGGACAAGGCGGACAACGTCGTGGCCGTGGTCTCGGAGGGCCTCAGCAACGCCATCAGGCATTCCGGCGCGGACGCCATCTCCGTGTCGGTCGGCGTCGTGAAAGGCAGGGTCACGGTGGTCATCACGGACAACGGCGCCGGCTTCGCGGAACCGGAAAAACGCCGGGGACTCGCCAACCTGGAGGACCGGGCACGTATGCTCGACGGCGAATGCACCATCACCAGCGCCCCGGATGCCGGGACCAGCCTCGAGTGGTCAGTGCCGCTCTAG
- a CDS encoding TetR/AcrR family transcriptional regulator has protein sequence MDGRASRWQSHREERRRELIKSARRAVHALGSDASMEDIAAAAGTSKSVFYRYFGDKAGLQQAVGEVVLNQMQRRIQEAAQSAQTPREGLFAMVSAYLQMAETSPNVYTFVTRYTPGDAEATNGTIATAGALGHFFAAISDMIARPMRSHLGDGREAVIGYWPNAAIGLVRNAGEQWLASPASPSKPDQEAMARQITDWLCLGIAPELRTAAPGLTPPTSAPTLSEPKKEST, from the coding sequence GTGGACGGCCGCGCGTCGCGCTGGCAGTCGCACCGTGAAGAGCGGCGCCGGGAGCTGATCAAGTCAGCCCGCAGGGCCGTGCATGCGCTCGGCAGCGACGCGTCGATGGAGGACATTGCCGCAGCTGCCGGCACCTCGAAATCCGTGTTCTACCGGTATTTCGGGGACAAGGCCGGGCTGCAGCAGGCAGTGGGCGAAGTCGTCCTGAACCAGATGCAGCGCCGCATCCAGGAAGCCGCCCAGAGCGCCCAGACCCCCCGCGAGGGCCTCTTCGCGATGGTCTCCGCGTACCTCCAGATGGCCGAAACCAGCCCGAATGTGTACACCTTCGTCACGCGCTACACCCCCGGGGACGCGGAGGCCACAAACGGCACCATTGCCACCGCCGGTGCGCTGGGCCACTTCTTCGCGGCGATCAGCGACATGATCGCCCGGCCCATGCGCAGCCACCTTGGCGACGGGCGTGAGGCCGTGATCGGATACTGGCCGAACGCGGCGATCGGCCTGGTCCGGAACGCCGGCGAACAATGGCTCGCCAGCCCGGCTTCCCCGTCGAAGCCCGACCAGGAGGCGATGGCACGCCAGATTACCGACTGGCTGTGCCTCGGCATCGCCCCCGAGCTCCGCACCGCAGCACCGGGCCTCACACCACCGACTTCCGCACCGACCTTGTCAGAACCAAAGAAGGAATCGACATGA
- the glgC gene encoding glucose-1-phosphate adenylyltransferase, which translates to MTMPNKKVLAIVLAGGEGNRLMPLTADRAKPGVPFAGSYRLIDFALSNLVNSRYLQIVVLTQYKSHSLDRHISETWRMSTQLGNYIASVPAQQRVGKSWFLGSANAIYQSLNLIHDANPDIVVVVGADHVYRMDFAQMVDQHVASGAKATVAAVRQPLHMADQFGVIEVDQDNPEKIAAFVEKPSSTPGLAADPTQFLASMGNYVFDADALVEALHVDAERLDTKHDMGGDIIPYFVDKGEAGVYDFTLNQIPGSTERDRTYWRDVGTIDSFYDAHMDLISPVPVFNLYNSEWPIYTRQSISPPAKFVRGQKNTVGTALDSIVASGTVISGGIVEGSVLSNDVYVGTSSRVLDSVLMDKVNIGEGAVVKRAIIDKNVQVPAGAAIGLDPELDRARGFKVTDSGITVLSKGQVVPEPGEDERALSAANLILVPDAVRAATENWPALRESVDKVAEVQAAAVGVTVPGAGSPKGH; encoded by the coding sequence ATCACCATGCCGAATAAAAAAGTTCTGGCCATTGTCCTCGCAGGTGGCGAGGGAAACCGGCTCATGCCACTGACGGCAGACCGGGCCAAACCCGGTGTTCCGTTCGCCGGAAGCTACCGGCTTATTGACTTCGCGTTGTCCAACCTGGTGAATTCCCGCTATTTGCAGATCGTCGTCCTGACGCAATACAAATCGCACAGCCTGGACCGCCACATTTCCGAAACCTGGCGGATGTCCACCCAGCTGGGCAACTACATCGCCTCGGTCCCGGCGCAGCAGCGCGTGGGCAAGAGCTGGTTCCTCGGCAGCGCCAACGCCATCTACCAGTCCCTGAACCTGATCCATGACGCCAACCCGGACATCGTCGTCGTGGTGGGCGCCGACCACGTCTACCGGATGGACTTCGCCCAGATGGTTGACCAGCACGTCGCCAGCGGCGCCAAGGCCACTGTTGCGGCCGTCCGCCAGCCGCTGCACATGGCGGACCAGTTCGGCGTCATCGAAGTGGACCAGGACAACCCCGAGAAGATCGCGGCCTTCGTCGAGAAGCCGTCCTCCACCCCGGGTCTGGCCGCCGATCCCACCCAGTTCCTCGCCTCCATGGGCAACTACGTCTTCGACGCCGACGCCCTCGTCGAGGCCCTGCACGTCGACGCCGAGCGGCTGGACACCAAACACGACATGGGCGGGGACATCATTCCCTACTTCGTCGACAAGGGTGAGGCCGGAGTGTACGACTTCACCCTGAACCAGATCCCCGGCTCCACCGAACGCGACCGCACCTACTGGCGCGATGTCGGCACCATCGATTCGTTCTACGACGCGCACATGGACCTCATCTCGCCCGTGCCGGTCTTCAACCTGTACAACTCCGAATGGCCGATCTACACGCGGCAAAGCATTTCCCCGCCGGCCAAGTTCGTCCGCGGCCAGAAAAACACGGTGGGCACCGCCCTGGATTCGATCGTCGCCAGCGGCACCGTCATTTCCGGCGGCATCGTGGAAGGCTCCGTGCTTTCCAACGACGTCTACGTCGGCACCTCCAGCCGTGTGCTGGACTCCGTGCTGATGGACAAGGTCAACATCGGTGAAGGCGCCGTCGTCAAGCGCGCCATCATCGACAAGAACGTCCAGGTCCCGGCAGGTGCCGCGATCGGCCTCGACCCCGAACTGGACCGGGCACGCGGCTTCAAGGTCACGGATTCAGGCATCACCGTCCTGTCCAAGGGACAGGTCGTCCCCGAACCGGGCGAAGACGAGCGCGCCTTGTCGGCCGCCAACCTGATCCTCGTGCCGGACGCGGTCAGGGCCGCCACGGAGAACTGGCCGGCCCTGCGCGAGTCGGTGGACAAGGTGGCGGAAGTCCAGGCCGCCGCCGTCGGCGTCACGGTCCCCGGCGCGGGGTCACCGAAGGGCCACTGA
- a CDS encoding response regulator transcription factor — MIAWSDAGLTAPDGAPAVIRVFILDDHELVRRGLQELLEGEGFLVVGSSGSAVEATRRIPALHPDVCVLDARLPDGTGIEVCRDVRSVDPSLNCIILTSFDDEQALRGAVLAGASGYVLKEIGGTDLIGALRRAAAGESIFAEGVAAGIVDSLVEAEDVDPRTSSLTPQERRVLELVGGGLTNRQIAAEMFLAEKTVKNYVSSLLAKLGFERRTQAAVFIAGPASVSPGSHAEANRPHTVR, encoded by the coding sequence ATGATTGCCTGGTCCGACGCAGGTCTCACTGCACCCGACGGGGCTCCGGCCGTCATCCGCGTCTTCATCCTGGATGACCATGAACTCGTCAGGCGTGGCCTCCAGGAGCTCCTTGAGGGTGAAGGGTTCCTGGTGGTGGGAAGCTCGGGTTCCGCTGTTGAGGCGACCCGCCGTATTCCCGCCCTTCACCCGGATGTCTGCGTTCTCGACGCCAGGCTGCCGGACGGCACCGGGATCGAGGTCTGCCGCGACGTACGCTCCGTAGATCCCTCGCTGAACTGCATCATCCTGACGAGTTTCGACGACGAACAGGCCCTGCGCGGAGCCGTCCTGGCGGGTGCGAGCGGCTATGTCCTGAAGGAAATCGGCGGCACCGACCTGATCGGGGCCCTGCGCCGGGCGGCCGCGGGAGAGTCGATCTTCGCGGAGGGGGTCGCTGCCGGCATCGTTGACAGCCTTGTGGAGGCCGAAGACGTTGACCCCAGGACGTCCTCCCTGACACCCCAGGAGCGCCGGGTGCTGGAGCTGGTGGGCGGCGGGCTCACGAACCGCCAGATTGCCGCGGAAATGTTCCTCGCGGAGAAGACAGTCAAGAACTACGTCTCGTCGCTGCTGGCCAAGCTGGGCTTCGAAAGGCGTACCCAGGCCGCGGTCTTCATCGCCGGGCCCGCGTCGGTGTCCCCCGGAAGCCATGCTGAAGCAAACCGCCCGCACACGGTCCGCTAG